A genomic window from Anaerolineae bacterium includes:
- a CDS encoding DUF5320 family protein, with protein MFGFGKFGRGGGRWGGPGWRRQGFWRGWSAAVQGWGGGPGYRWQWEAQQLPPAERREYLEAFKAHLEARLDEVNQALSALDKGEM; from the coding sequence ATGTTCGGTTTTGGCAAGTTTGGTCGTGGCGGGGGCCGTTGGGGAGGCCCCGGCTGGCGTCGCCAGGGCTTCTGGCGGGGGTGGTCCGCGGCTGTCCAGGGTTGGGGCGGTGGCCCCGGCTACCGCTGGCAGTGGGAAGCGCAACAATTGCCCCCAGCGGAGCGGCGGGAGTACCTTGAAGCCTTCAAGGCCCATCTGGAAGCCCGCCTGGATGAGGTGAACCAGGCGCTAAGCGCACTGGACAAGGGCGAGATGTAA